The sequence ATTTCAACAGTATATCCATTATCAGTTACAACTTCACCGTTGGTAAGTCTTTTCCATCTAAAGGATATCTTTCCACCATCTTTAACTTCCATTTTCATACCATCTGTAAACCATGGATCCCAACCGTTTTCGTTTACAAAAACTTTCCAAACTTTATTTTTTGGAGCATTTATGTATTCTACAAACTTCATTGGTGGCAGTTTTAACATTTTTTACCCCTTTCTAATTGAAAGCAATACTCCAAGTACTATCGATAGCATTGCAGCTGTTAAAACGCGATATTCAGGTGGAAGAAGGAAAGTTATAGTGTGAGCCGGAATCCAGAAAAATGGTATTGTTTTTAAAATAACAAAACCAAAGAATTTTTGCCAGTCTATGTAATCTACTACACTTGAAAATTTAATTGAAAATATATTAGCGATTTTTCCCTTTCCAAGGTCTATATACGTATCGGTAATTCTGTGAAATGCCATAAATGTTGGTGCAAAAATTAGATTCATTAATGCACTTGTGAAAAATGCATGGAGAATTTTATTATTTCCAGGTAAAAGTCCTTTTTTCATTACCACATCTGTTCCGCTTGCAAAAAGTTCAAACACAAGAACAAAACACATACCTAGAAAACCCCATACCAAGAATCTGTAGAATAGACCATATGGTTTTAAATATTTTCCCTTTTGAAGCCTTATTGAAAGTAGTTCACCCATGGTTGCAAGTATGGAAACCTTTAAAAATCCCATAAAGTAAGGATGGGCTCTGTTTAATGCAATGTAAACTTGATGTGTTGGTTTAAAGACGAGCAGAAAAACTATTAGTGAAAATAGTCCTAACCATATAAAATCTCCTTTTTTCATATAATCCTCCTTTTCTATTTACTATGTTTCTCTTATTATTATCTCAGGCTTAAATGCAACAGTTTGTTTTTTTCTTGTAAAACCTTTAATTCTTCTTAAAAGTAATTCTCCTGCACTTTTTCCCATTTCAACTATTGGTTGTTTTATAGTTGTAATATTTAAGATATTAGAGAGTGTGAGGTTGTCAAAACCACACAGATGAAAGTCTTTCTTTGGTACAAAACCTTTTATTCTTGCAAATTCTATTACTGGAAAGGCAAAATAATCGGTTGTAGTGAAAATAATAACCTTATTAGAGCGAGTAAATATTTCTTTTGCAACATTAAAAGCTTCTAGCCAATCTAATTCAATTTCAAAGATCCTTTCTATGGTTCTGCCCTTTTTTTCTACAGATTCAATAAAGCCACTTACCCTTTCTTCGAAAACGGTACTTTCTAGTTTTGACTTTCTTCTATGAGTAATTACAAAGATATCTCCTTCAAAATTTGAAAGGTAATCACCTGCTATCATACCGCCGTAAAAGTTGTCAATGATAACAGAGTCATACTTTTCAGAATCAAATTCAACGGAAACAACAGGAACGTTTTTTGGTATATATTGTTGGAGAAGTCTATCAACATTTAGTGCATCTATAATAACTCCATCGGTTCCAAGAACAAAATCAGAACTTTCCCTTACAAATTTGTATCTATTTTCACTGTATAATGGATAGACAAATGATGTGTATCCTTCTTTTTCAAAAATTTCATCTATACCAGAAAGTAGTAGTTGATGAAATTCTCCAACCATTTGTGGAAATATTGTTGTAATTATTTTTGTATGTCCACTTGAAAGTCTTCTTGCATGTGGGTTTGGCATGTAGCCGAGTTCTTGTATTACTTTTAGCACATGTTCCTTTGTTCTTTGATTAACGTGTGGACTGTTATTTATAACTCTTGATACTGTTCCAACACCAACTCCAGCTTTTCTTGCAACATCTTTTATAGTAACACTTCTTTTTTTCATTTTAATATCCTCCTTAACATATCAAATGCGTGTAAAGTTGAGCGATTTCTAATTGTTTGTCTGTTTCCTTTAAAGTAAAATCTTTCAGTCATGAATATGTCATTTTCCCTTGAGTATGCACAGATCCATACTGTACCAACAGGCTTTTCTTTTGTACCGCCTGTAGGACCAGCGATTCCTGATATTGCAACTGAGTAGTCTGTATCTAATAATTTACTTACTCCTTTTGCCATTTCTTCTACGCATTCTTTACTTACCGCTCCAAATTTTTCGAGTGTCTTTGGATTGACATTTAAGAGTTTTTGTTTTACTTCATTAGAATATGCAACAATTGAGCCTTTAAAAACTTTTGAAACTCCGGAAAGATTTACAAAATTGGCGGAAACAAGTCCACCAGTACATGATTCTGCAAATGAGACGGTTTTATTTTTTGAAAGCAGCTTTTCAAATACTATTTCTTCAATAGTTTTGTCATCGAAAGCATAAATATAATCTTTAAGTTTTTCACTTAACATATTAACTATTTCATCTACAAGTGCTTTTTCACCTGTAAATCTTAATTCTACACCGCTAGTATGACTTGCCATTGTCGCTACATTTACCTCTTTATACTTGTAAATTATATCTTTGTATTTTTCTACAAGAACTGCTTCTGGAATATTTATGGTTTTAATTCTTCTTTGGTAAATTTTATTTTCTTTTTCGATGAGGTTTAGTGCCTTTTCAAATATAGGTATCATTTCAACAGGAGGACCGGGAAGTATTAAAATTGTACTTTTTGGAGTTTTTAAAAGCATTCCTGGTGCTGTACCAACTGGATTTTCTAAAACTGTAGCATCTTCAATTACCATAGCTTGTCTTTCTACTATTTTCGGTACATAACTGTGAAACTTTTTTGCCTTTTCAATAATTTTTTTTGATAAATTTTCATCAAGAATAAGGTTTTTTTCAAGAGCTTTTGAAACAGCCTCACGTGTTAAATCATCTTCCGTTGGTCCAAGTCCGCCAGTTGTTACTACAAGGTCGGTTGTTTCAAGAGAATCTTTTATTTCTTTTACTAGCAAATCTAAATCATCTGGAAGGGTTTTGATAATTTTTGTTTTATAGCCGTATTCTAAGAGCTTTTTTGAGATATATTTTGAATTTGTGTCTACTATAATTCCTTCGACAAGTTCATTACCAATTGCTATTATTGATGCAGTTTTCATAGTTTCACCTCTTTTTTGGAACGTTTCCAAATATATGATACCACAAAAAAATAGAAGCTGTAACTTTAAAGAAACACGAATTATAACAAAAAATAGTAAAATCTAAATAAAAGGAGGGATAATATGCCTCAAAGGTTTATTGTTGTCACAGGTGGGGTATTAAGCGGAATTGGTAAAGGTATATTTTCTGCATCTCTTGCGAGAATATTAAAAGACAGTGGGGTAAATGTTAATATATTAAAAATTGATCCATATTTAAATGTCGATGCTGGTACGATGAATCCAAATCAGCATGGAGAAGTATTTGTAACTGATGATGGATATGAGGCAG comes from Thermosipho africanus Ob7 and encodes:
- a CDS encoding Mpv17/PMP22 family protein, yielding MKKGDFIWLGLFSLIVFLLVFKPTHQVYIALNRAHPYFMGFLKVSILATMGELLSIRLQKGKYLKPYGLFYRFLVWGFLGMCFVLVFELFASGTDVVMKKGLLPGNNKILHAFFTSALMNLIFAPTFMAFHRITDTYIDLGKGKIANIFSIKFSSVVDYIDWQKFFGFVILKTIPFFWIPAHTITFLLPPEYRVLTAAMLSIVLGVLLSIRKG
- a CDS encoding LacI family DNA-binding transcriptional regulator is translated as MKKRSVTIKDVARKAGVGVGTVSRVINNSPHVNQRTKEHVLKVIQELGYMPNPHARRLSSGHTKIITTIFPQMVGEFHQLLLSGIDEIFEKEGYTSFVYPLYSENRYKFVRESSDFVLGTDGVIIDALNVDRLLQQYIPKNVPVVSVEFDSEKYDSVIIDNFYGGMIAGDYLSNFEGDIFVITHRRKSKLESTVFEERVSGFIESVEKKGRTIERIFEIELDWLEAFNVAKEIFTRSNKVIIFTTTDYFAFPVIEFARIKGFVPKKDFHLCGFDNLTLSNILNITTIKQPIVEMGKSAGELLLRRIKGFTRKKQTVAFKPEIIIRET
- a CDS encoding competence/damage-inducible protein A → MKTASIIAIGNELVEGIIVDTNSKYISKKLLEYGYKTKIIKTLPDDLDLLVKEIKDSLETTDLVVTTGGLGPTEDDLTREAVSKALEKNLILDENLSKKIIEKAKKFHSYVPKIVERQAMVIEDATVLENPVGTAPGMLLKTPKSTILILPGPPVEMIPIFEKALNLIEKENKIYQRRIKTINIPEAVLVEKYKDIIYKYKEVNVATMASHTSGVELRFTGEKALVDEIVNMLSEKLKDYIYAFDDKTIEEIVFEKLLSKNKTVSFAESCTGGLVSANFVNLSGVSKVFKGSIVAYSNEVKQKLLNVNPKTLEKFGAVSKECVEEMAKGVSKLLDTDYSVAISGIAGPTGGTKEKPVGTVWICAYSRENDIFMTERFYFKGNRQTIRNRSTLHAFDMLRRILK